From a region of the Drosophila virilis strain 15010-1051.87 chromosome 3, Dvir_AGI_RSII-ME, whole genome shotgun sequence genome:
- the LOC6624730 gene encoding microtubule-associated protein Jupiter, whose amino-acid sequence MNDSQAFNQNNAEAMSMKNSSDMGDKISEPKYETNDQASNCSRNPITGMGLNGDGVGGLKPKIAKNRAGNPVTGEGYKSGHTDMEVLRKISRRPGPFS is encoded by the exons aTGAACG ATTCGCAAGCTTTCAATCAAAACAATGCCGAGGCAATGTCAATGAAGAACAGCTCCGATATGGGCGACAAGATCTCGGAGCCAAAATACGAGACCAACGACCAAGCATCGAATTGCTCACGCAATCCCATAACCGGCATGGGCTTGAATGGAGATGGCGTCGGTGGTCTGAAGCCCAAAATAGCCAAGAACCGAG CTGGCAATCCGGTTACAGGCGAGGGCTACAAATCTGGTCACACCGATATGGAAGTGCTCCGAAAAATTAGTCGTCGACCAGGTCCATTTTCCTAA